One region of Alosa alosa isolate M-15738 ecotype Scorff River chromosome 1, AALO_Geno_1.1, whole genome shotgun sequence genomic DNA includes:
- the si:ch211-13f8.1 gene encoding uncharacterized protein si:ch211-13f8.1 isoform X2: MEGRKFTMGAKRPPRPVLQIKGPETVTQLAYNMQDVLTMSEPITPSSSSFSPGSSPPLPGSAVYALQSKVKAKSQKKDKILEKECNDEDTKLLFVQRRRDEALSLSSMHRPELDMPGSSDEEGTDQVQRGVFASEPSALVEQRALAAGESEGGRESPFLSVAGQTRGLGEGASLESLLTDGSGDLQGDDLTSRTSSTMSSSPSPSSRPWAPPKGFWRVARPETLVLDEENASKEMPPPGADGSQGKPKMKVGGVDLDSYGQLHHSDSLESHLRRCWKQEASAAESFEGLWRADSLENVGPPERTPSLRKRMERSKRALRQVQMLRRHNAKGTEGTAVDVDVHHSQEDDVRGTESTGMLNEGESDLVYTVSPYEFEQIYRCIVTSDDLPLSPRHEQAKRLLERARLKARSQLPKGEQPVRTGPAKVPELPVFHKAVQVAQEKANSRDLQSGSPLQHKAVAVQGDSQEEPCRDVPIGSPPLHKAVMAASQDNICREVPLGSPPLLKAVLVAAPEEICRDQPTVSPPLHKAIMVAVQDEICRDLPTGSPPLHKAVLVAAQEEIAIAPIKLVDVRGRECERGTRSRRVGQSPTRVRFEDESEREAERRYLERVRQRGPVVTDKSQNAATKPEQSRGMSTATIRKEDEGAANQVIIPQEEVVGKCDACGSLLGIIIAKDAHGQPVLSTADGRGKLVPKWVSPGPADQPQSYNAGDTDLAAMAALADSMGGAGEGGAGEQVSGFGKLRRRSLKGERRDEAGHVLGPYARSQDLWAQRRNSYSKMRAGMEEGSLLYTQSMPMAPQGVTFSLDAQSMLGHVPAAASGSGILKDTSSPQLPLKSALKSSSKNLASGQRVLTLLPSVQYRLVHLDQEKEGKPHHIELSADEQLTVMAGTSSTGLTPCIKQSSLRYTTAKMTSDLPSQGLWDTSSEAVPAHLGGEDLTGACAPGGPLECRPALRCGVGTKADDLRSELLRAEHRKAELMWEDMPESARAMMEQEGKSKLSLRRFFSAMGLNSVGKLVKGNRSSSMDHLCSPSARHIAPAPISASASPSPSHRPRTRLQRTPSLQSLHTESPLAQLRKVSSVQSLQSPKRLKERSTILGAVPYNLAPREFDQDPCLGDLEAPRGPQGRLVQAYPDGTLHIELSRPANGPFGFVISRGKGRPGSGVFVDQVGDTSADSIYTGLLGVGDEILEVNGEMVAGLSLEQVTRLMTRDSTASIRIIPHRWIQS, translated from the exons ATGGAAGGTAGAAAATTTACAATGGGAGCAAAGCGTCCCCCACGGCCCGTGCTACAAATCAAGGGACCAGAGACAGTGACTCAGCTGGCGTACAACATGCAGGACGTTCTCACCATGTCTGAGCCAATAACACCTTCATCCTCTTCTTTCTCACCtggctcctcccctcctctccctggaTCAGCGGTGTATGCCTTACAATCCAAGGTCAAGGCCAAGTCccagaaaaaagacaaaatactGGAAAAGGAGTGCAACGACGAAGATACCAAATTGCTTTTtgtgcagaggagaagagatgaggccTTGTCCCTCTCTTCAATGCACCGGCCTGAGTTGGACATGCCTGGCAGCAGTGACGAAGAGGGAACGGATCAGGTCCAGAGGGGTGTCTTTGCAAGTGAGCCTTCGGCCCTCGTGGAGCAGAGAGCCCTGGCAgcaggagagagtgaagggggCAGAGAAAGTCCCTTCCTAAGTGTAGCAGGCCAGACCCGAGGCCTTGGCGAGGGAGCCAGTTTAGAAAGTCTTCTTACAGATGGCTCTGGAGATTTGCAAGGGGATGACCTCACATCCAGGACTTCCTCAACCatgtcctcctccccctccccctcctccagacCCTGGGCACCTCCAAAAGGCTTCTGGCGTGTCGCTCGCCCAGAGACGCTCGTCTTGGACGAAGAGAATGCCTCAAAGGAGATGCCACCTCCAGGTGCCGATGGATCCCAGGGGAAACCAAAGATGAAAGTGGGGGGTGTGGACTTGGACAGCTACGGGCAGCTCCACCACTCCGACAGCCTGGAGAGTCACCTCCGGAGGTGCTGGAAACAGGAGGCGAGCGCAGCTGAGTCCTTTGAGGGACTGTGGAGAGCTGACAGCCTGGAGAACGTAGGTCCTCCAGAGAGGACACCCTCTCTGCGtaagaggatggagaggagtaAGAGAGCTCTCAGGCAGGTGCAGATGCTCCGTAGGCACAATGCTAAAGGCACAGAGGGGACCGCGGTTGACGTAGATGTGCACCATTCTCAAGAGGATGATGTCAGGGGCACAGAAAGCACGG GTATGCTtaatgaaggagagagtgatTTGGTGTACACTGTGTCCCCATATGAGTTTGAACAGATCTACAG ATGTATAGTCACAAGTGACGACCTGCCTCTAAGCCCTCGTCACGAACAAGCCAAACGTTTGCTTGAGAGGGCGAGGTTGAAAGCCCGATCTCAGTTACCCAAAGGTGAACAGCCTGTCCGCACTGGTCCAGCAAAGGTCCC TGAACTTCCTGTATTCCATAAGGCTGTGCAGGTGGCCCAAGAAAAGGCAAACAG CAGGGATCTGCAGTCTGGCTCTCCCTTACAACATAAGGCAGTAGCAGTGCAGGGGGACTCTCAAGAGGAGCCATGCAG GGATGTGCCAATAGGATCTCCCCCTCTGCATAAGGCTGTCATGGCAGCATCCCAGGATAACATATGCAG GGAAGTACCATTGGGGTCTCCCCCATTACTTAAAGCCGTACTGGTGGCAGCTCCGGAGGAGATATGCAG GGATCAACCGACTGTGTCTCCCCCACTGCACAAGGCCATCATGGTGGCAGTCCAGGATGAGATATGCAG GGATCTGCCTACTGGGTCTCCTCCACTGCATAAAGCCGTCCTGGTGGCGGCTCAGGAGGAGATAGCAATTGCCCCCATCAAACTTGTGGATGTTCGGGGCAGAGAGTGTGAGCGCGGGACACGTTCTCGTCGGGTCGGCCAGTCTCCCACACGTGTGCGCTTTGAGGACGAGTCTGAGAGGGAAGCAGAGCGACGGTACCTAGAACGGGTCCGGCAGCGAGGGCCTGTGGTGACGGACAAGTCTCAAAATGCAGCAACCAAACCAGAACAGAGTCGAGGCATGTCCACGGCAACCATCCGAAAAGAAGACGAAGGAGCGGCAAACCAGGTGATCATACCACAGGAGGAGGTTGTTGGTAAATGTGATGCCTGCGGGTCGCTCCTAGGAATCATTATAGCGAAAGACGCACACGGCCAGCCTGTCCTGAGCACTGCTGATGGGCGAGGGAAGCTTGTCCCCAAGTGGGTCTCCCCCGGTCCGGCCGACCAGCCGCAGAGTTACAACGCCGGAGACACGGACCTCGCTGCCATGGCAGCCCTGGCCGACAGTATGGGGGGTGCAGGTGAAGGAGGCGCCGGAGAGCAGGTGTCTGGGTTCGGCAAGCTAAGGAGGAGGAGTTTGAAGGGCGAGAGGCGCGACGAGGCAGGACACGTCCTCGGCCCCTACGCCCGCAGCCAGGACCTGTGGGCGCAGAGGCGCAACTCCTATTCAAAAATGAGGGCAGGCATGGAGGAGGGCAGCCTTCTGTACACCCAGAGTATGCCCATGGCACCCCAGGGGGTGACATTCTCACTTGACGCTCAGTCCATGCTAGGACACGTGCCGGCTGCAGCAAGCGGCTCTGGGATTCTTAAGGACACCTCGTCTCCCCAGTTACCCCTCAAGTCGGCCTTGAAGTCCTCCTCCAAGAACCTGGCTAGTGGGCAGCGGGTGCTGACGCTGCTGCCCTCCGTCCAGTATCGGCTTGTCCATCTGGACCAGGAAAAGGAAGGGAAGCCTCACCACATAGAGCTCTCGGCTGACGAGCAGCTCACGGTGATGGCAGGGACTTCCTCTACAGGTCTCACACCCTGTATCAAGCAGTCTTCTCTCAGGTACACTACTGCCaagatgacctctgacctcccaTCTCAGGGATTATGGGATACCTCCTCAGAGGCAGTGCCAG CTCACTTGGGCGGAGAGGATCTCACAGGTGCCTGTGCTCCAGGTGGCCCTCTAGAGTGCCGGCCAGCCTTGCGTTGCGGGGTAGGAACCAAGGCTGATGATCTGAGGTCAGAGCTTCTCCGGGCAGAGCACCGCAAGGCGGAGCTCATGTGGGAGGACATGCCAGAGAGTGCTCG GGCCATGATGGAACAGGAGGGCAAATCCAAGCTCTCTCTGCGGCGCTTCTTCTCTGCCATGGGCCTCAACAGTGTGGGCAAGCTGGTGAAGGGTAACCGCTCCAGCAGCATGGATCACCTGTGCTCGCCATCTGCCCGGCACATCGCCCCGGCTCCCATCTCCGCCTCGGCCTCCCCCTCTCCGTCACACCGCCCCCGGACTCGACTGCAGAGGACCCCATCCCTGCAGTCCCTGCACACG GAGTCTCCTCTGGCCCAGTTGAGAAAAGTCTCTTCCGTACAGAGCCTCCAATCCCCAAAGAGGCTAAAAGAGCGTTCAACAATATTGGGAGCAGTGCCCTATAATCTGGCTCCAAG GGAATTTGACCAAGATCCATGCCTCGGGGATCTGGAGGCCCCTCGTGGGCCCCAAGGGCGTCTGGTCCAGGCTTACCCGGATGGGACCCTGCACATAGAGCTGAGTCGGCCAGCTAACGGGCCCTTTGGATTCGTAATCTCCAGGGGTAAAGGCCGCCCAGGCTCAG GTGTGTTTGTGGACCAGGTGGGAGACACCTCAGCAGACAGCATCTACACTGGGCTTCTGGGGGTTGGGGACGAGATTCTGGAGGTGAACGGGGAAATGGTTGCTGGCCTGTCTCTGGAGCAGGTGACCCGGCTGATGACCCGCGACAGCACAGCATCCATCCGGATCATCCCTCATCGCTGGATCCAGAGCTGA
- the si:ch211-13f8.1 gene encoding uncharacterized protein si:ch211-13f8.1 isoform X1, producing MEGRKFTMGAKRPPRPVLQIKGPETVTQLAYNMQDVLTMSEPITPSSSSFSPGSSPPLPGSAVYALQSKVKAKSQKKDKILEKECNDEDTKLLFVQRRRDEALSLSSMHRPELDMPGSSDEEGTDQVQRGVFASEPSALVEQRALAAGESEGGRESPFLSVAGQTRGLGEGASLESLLTDGSGDLQGDDLTSRTSSTMSSSPSPSSRPWAPPKGFWRVARPETLVLDEENASKEMPPPGADGSQGKPKMKVGGVDLDSYGQLHHSDSLESHLRRCWKQEASAAESFEGLWRADSLENVGPPERTPSLRKRMERSKRALRQVQMLRRHNAKGTEGTAVDVDVHHSQEDDVRGTESTGMLNEGESDLVYTVSPYEFEQIYRCIVTSDDLPLSPRHEQAKRLLERARLKARSQLPKGEQPVRTGPAKVPELPVFHKAVQVAQEKANSRDLQSGSPLQHKAVAVQGDSQEEPCRDVPIGSPPLHKAVMAASQDNICREVPLGSPPLLKAVLVAAPEEICRDQPTVSPPLHKAIMVAVQDEICRDLPTGSPPLHKAVLVAAQEEIAIAPIKLVDVRGRECERGTRSRRVGQSPTRVRFEDESEREAERRYLERVRQRGPVVTDKSQNAATKPEQSRGMSTATIRKEDEGAANQVIIPQEEVVGKCDACGSLLGIIIAKDAHGQPVLSTADGRGKLVPKWVSPGPADQPQSYNAGDTDLAAMAALADSMGGAGEGGAGEQVSGFGKLRRRSLKGERRDEAGHVLGPYARSQDLWAQRRNSYSKMRAGMEEGSLLYTQSMPMAPQGVTFSLDAQSMLGHVPAAASGSGILKDTSSPQLPLKSALKSSSKNLASGQRVLTLLPSVQYRLVHLDQEKEGKPHHIELSADEQLTVMAGTSSTGLTPCIKQSSLRYTTAKMTSDLPSQGLWDTSSEAVPAHLGGEDLTGACAPGGPLECRPALRCGVGTKADDLRSELLRAEHRKAELMWEDMPESARRAMMEQEGKSKLSLRRFFSAMGLNSVGKLVKGNRSSSMDHLCSPSARHIAPAPISASASPSPSHRPRTRLQRTPSLQSLHTESPLAQLRKVSSVQSLQSPKRLKERSTILGAVPYNLAPREFDQDPCLGDLEAPRGPQGRLVQAYPDGTLHIELSRPANGPFGFVISRGKGRPGSGVFVDQVGDTSADSIYTGLLGVGDEILEVNGEMVAGLSLEQVTRLMTRDSTASIRIIPHRWIQS from the exons ATGGAAGGTAGAAAATTTACAATGGGAGCAAAGCGTCCCCCACGGCCCGTGCTACAAATCAAGGGACCAGAGACAGTGACTCAGCTGGCGTACAACATGCAGGACGTTCTCACCATGTCTGAGCCAATAACACCTTCATCCTCTTCTTTCTCACCtggctcctcccctcctctccctggaTCAGCGGTGTATGCCTTACAATCCAAGGTCAAGGCCAAGTCccagaaaaaagacaaaatactGGAAAAGGAGTGCAACGACGAAGATACCAAATTGCTTTTtgtgcagaggagaagagatgaggccTTGTCCCTCTCTTCAATGCACCGGCCTGAGTTGGACATGCCTGGCAGCAGTGACGAAGAGGGAACGGATCAGGTCCAGAGGGGTGTCTTTGCAAGTGAGCCTTCGGCCCTCGTGGAGCAGAGAGCCCTGGCAgcaggagagagtgaagggggCAGAGAAAGTCCCTTCCTAAGTGTAGCAGGCCAGACCCGAGGCCTTGGCGAGGGAGCCAGTTTAGAAAGTCTTCTTACAGATGGCTCTGGAGATTTGCAAGGGGATGACCTCACATCCAGGACTTCCTCAACCatgtcctcctccccctccccctcctccagacCCTGGGCACCTCCAAAAGGCTTCTGGCGTGTCGCTCGCCCAGAGACGCTCGTCTTGGACGAAGAGAATGCCTCAAAGGAGATGCCACCTCCAGGTGCCGATGGATCCCAGGGGAAACCAAAGATGAAAGTGGGGGGTGTGGACTTGGACAGCTACGGGCAGCTCCACCACTCCGACAGCCTGGAGAGTCACCTCCGGAGGTGCTGGAAACAGGAGGCGAGCGCAGCTGAGTCCTTTGAGGGACTGTGGAGAGCTGACAGCCTGGAGAACGTAGGTCCTCCAGAGAGGACACCCTCTCTGCGtaagaggatggagaggagtaAGAGAGCTCTCAGGCAGGTGCAGATGCTCCGTAGGCACAATGCTAAAGGCACAGAGGGGACCGCGGTTGACGTAGATGTGCACCATTCTCAAGAGGATGATGTCAGGGGCACAGAAAGCACGG GTATGCTtaatgaaggagagagtgatTTGGTGTACACTGTGTCCCCATATGAGTTTGAACAGATCTACAG ATGTATAGTCACAAGTGACGACCTGCCTCTAAGCCCTCGTCACGAACAAGCCAAACGTTTGCTTGAGAGGGCGAGGTTGAAAGCCCGATCTCAGTTACCCAAAGGTGAACAGCCTGTCCGCACTGGTCCAGCAAAGGTCCC TGAACTTCCTGTATTCCATAAGGCTGTGCAGGTGGCCCAAGAAAAGGCAAACAG CAGGGATCTGCAGTCTGGCTCTCCCTTACAACATAAGGCAGTAGCAGTGCAGGGGGACTCTCAAGAGGAGCCATGCAG GGATGTGCCAATAGGATCTCCCCCTCTGCATAAGGCTGTCATGGCAGCATCCCAGGATAACATATGCAG GGAAGTACCATTGGGGTCTCCCCCATTACTTAAAGCCGTACTGGTGGCAGCTCCGGAGGAGATATGCAG GGATCAACCGACTGTGTCTCCCCCACTGCACAAGGCCATCATGGTGGCAGTCCAGGATGAGATATGCAG GGATCTGCCTACTGGGTCTCCTCCACTGCATAAAGCCGTCCTGGTGGCGGCTCAGGAGGAGATAGCAATTGCCCCCATCAAACTTGTGGATGTTCGGGGCAGAGAGTGTGAGCGCGGGACACGTTCTCGTCGGGTCGGCCAGTCTCCCACACGTGTGCGCTTTGAGGACGAGTCTGAGAGGGAAGCAGAGCGACGGTACCTAGAACGGGTCCGGCAGCGAGGGCCTGTGGTGACGGACAAGTCTCAAAATGCAGCAACCAAACCAGAACAGAGTCGAGGCATGTCCACGGCAACCATCCGAAAAGAAGACGAAGGAGCGGCAAACCAGGTGATCATACCACAGGAGGAGGTTGTTGGTAAATGTGATGCCTGCGGGTCGCTCCTAGGAATCATTATAGCGAAAGACGCACACGGCCAGCCTGTCCTGAGCACTGCTGATGGGCGAGGGAAGCTTGTCCCCAAGTGGGTCTCCCCCGGTCCGGCCGACCAGCCGCAGAGTTACAACGCCGGAGACACGGACCTCGCTGCCATGGCAGCCCTGGCCGACAGTATGGGGGGTGCAGGTGAAGGAGGCGCCGGAGAGCAGGTGTCTGGGTTCGGCAAGCTAAGGAGGAGGAGTTTGAAGGGCGAGAGGCGCGACGAGGCAGGACACGTCCTCGGCCCCTACGCCCGCAGCCAGGACCTGTGGGCGCAGAGGCGCAACTCCTATTCAAAAATGAGGGCAGGCATGGAGGAGGGCAGCCTTCTGTACACCCAGAGTATGCCCATGGCACCCCAGGGGGTGACATTCTCACTTGACGCTCAGTCCATGCTAGGACACGTGCCGGCTGCAGCAAGCGGCTCTGGGATTCTTAAGGACACCTCGTCTCCCCAGTTACCCCTCAAGTCGGCCTTGAAGTCCTCCTCCAAGAACCTGGCTAGTGGGCAGCGGGTGCTGACGCTGCTGCCCTCCGTCCAGTATCGGCTTGTCCATCTGGACCAGGAAAAGGAAGGGAAGCCTCACCACATAGAGCTCTCGGCTGACGAGCAGCTCACGGTGATGGCAGGGACTTCCTCTACAGGTCTCACACCCTGTATCAAGCAGTCTTCTCTCAGGTACACTACTGCCaagatgacctctgacctcccaTCTCAGGGATTATGGGATACCTCCTCAGAGGCAGTGCCAG CTCACTTGGGCGGAGAGGATCTCACAGGTGCCTGTGCTCCAGGTGGCCCTCTAGAGTGCCGGCCAGCCTTGCGTTGCGGGGTAGGAACCAAGGCTGATGATCTGAGGTCAGAGCTTCTCCGGGCAGAGCACCGCAAGGCGGAGCTCATGTGGGAGGACATGCCAGAGAGTGCTCG CAGGGCCATGATGGAACAGGAGGGCAAATCCAAGCTCTCTCTGCGGCGCTTCTTCTCTGCCATGGGCCTCAACAGTGTGGGCAAGCTGGTGAAGGGTAACCGCTCCAGCAGCATGGATCACCTGTGCTCGCCATCTGCCCGGCACATCGCCCCGGCTCCCATCTCCGCCTCGGCCTCCCCCTCTCCGTCACACCGCCCCCGGACTCGACTGCAGAGGACCCCATCCCTGCAGTCCCTGCACACG GAGTCTCCTCTGGCCCAGTTGAGAAAAGTCTCTTCCGTACAGAGCCTCCAATCCCCAAAGAGGCTAAAAGAGCGTTCAACAATATTGGGAGCAGTGCCCTATAATCTGGCTCCAAG GGAATTTGACCAAGATCCATGCCTCGGGGATCTGGAGGCCCCTCGTGGGCCCCAAGGGCGTCTGGTCCAGGCTTACCCGGATGGGACCCTGCACATAGAGCTGAGTCGGCCAGCTAACGGGCCCTTTGGATTCGTAATCTCCAGGGGTAAAGGCCGCCCAGGCTCAG GTGTGTTTGTGGACCAGGTGGGAGACACCTCAGCAGACAGCATCTACACTGGGCTTCTGGGGGTTGGGGACGAGATTCTGGAGGTGAACGGGGAAATGGTTGCTGGCCTGTCTCTGGAGCAGGTGACCCGGCTGATGACCCGCGACAGCACAGCATCCATCCGGATCATCCCTCATCGCTGGATCCAGAGCTGA
- the si:ch211-13f8.1 gene encoding uncharacterized protein si:ch211-13f8.1 isoform X3 — MEGRKFTMGAKRPPRPVLQIKGPETVTQLAYNMQDVLTMSEPITPSSSSFSPGSSPPLPGSAVYALQSKVKAKSQKKDKILEKECNDEDTKLLFVQRRRDEALSLSSMHRPELDMPGSSDEEGTDQVQRGVFASEPSALVEQRALAAGESEGGRESPFLSVAGQTRGLGEGASLESLLTDGSGDLQGDDLTSRTSSTMSSSPSPSSRPWAPPKGFWRVARPETLVLDEENASKEMPPPGADGSQGKPKMKVGGVDLDSYGQLHHSDSLESHLRRCWKQEASAAESFEGLWRADSLENVGPPERTPSLRKRMERSKRALRQVQMLRRHNAKGTEGTAVDVDVHHSQEDDVRGTESTGMLNEGESDLVYTVSPYEFEQIYRCIVTSDDLPLSPRHEQAKRLLERARLKARSQLPKGEQPVRTGPAKVPELPVFHKAVQVAQEKANRDLQSGSPLQHKAVAVQGDSQEEPCRDVPIGSPPLHKAVMAASQDNICREVPLGSPPLLKAVLVAAPEEICRDQPTVSPPLHKAIMVAVQDEICRDLPTGSPPLHKAVLVAAQEEIAIAPIKLVDVRGRECERGTRSRRVGQSPTRVRFEDESEREAERRYLERVRQRGPVVTDKSQNAATKPEQSRGMSTATIRKEDEGAANQVIIPQEEVVGKCDACGSLLGIIIAKDAHGQPVLSTADGRGKLVPKWVSPGPADQPQSYNAGDTDLAAMAALADSMGGAGEGGAGEQVSGFGKLRRRSLKGERRDEAGHVLGPYARSQDLWAQRRNSYSKMRAGMEEGSLLYTQSMPMAPQGVTFSLDAQSMLGHVPAAASGSGILKDTSSPQLPLKSALKSSSKNLASGQRVLTLLPSVQYRLVHLDQEKEGKPHHIELSADEQLTVMAGTSSTGLTPCIKQSSLRYTTAKMTSDLPSQGLWDTSSEAVPAHLGGEDLTGACAPGGPLECRPALRCGVGTKADDLRSELLRAEHRKAELMWEDMPESARRAMMEQEGKSKLSLRRFFSAMGLNSVGKLVKGNRSSSMDHLCSPSARHIAPAPISASASPSPSHRPRTRLQRTPSLQSLHTESPLAQLRKVSSVQSLQSPKRLKERSTILGAVPYNLAPREFDQDPCLGDLEAPRGPQGRLVQAYPDGTLHIELSRPANGPFGFVISRGKGRPGSGVFVDQVGDTSADSIYTGLLGVGDEILEVNGEMVAGLSLEQVTRLMTRDSTASIRIIPHRWIQS, encoded by the exons ATGGAAGGTAGAAAATTTACAATGGGAGCAAAGCGTCCCCCACGGCCCGTGCTACAAATCAAGGGACCAGAGACAGTGACTCAGCTGGCGTACAACATGCAGGACGTTCTCACCATGTCTGAGCCAATAACACCTTCATCCTCTTCTTTCTCACCtggctcctcccctcctctccctggaTCAGCGGTGTATGCCTTACAATCCAAGGTCAAGGCCAAGTCccagaaaaaagacaaaatactGGAAAAGGAGTGCAACGACGAAGATACCAAATTGCTTTTtgtgcagaggagaagagatgaggccTTGTCCCTCTCTTCAATGCACCGGCCTGAGTTGGACATGCCTGGCAGCAGTGACGAAGAGGGAACGGATCAGGTCCAGAGGGGTGTCTTTGCAAGTGAGCCTTCGGCCCTCGTGGAGCAGAGAGCCCTGGCAgcaggagagagtgaagggggCAGAGAAAGTCCCTTCCTAAGTGTAGCAGGCCAGACCCGAGGCCTTGGCGAGGGAGCCAGTTTAGAAAGTCTTCTTACAGATGGCTCTGGAGATTTGCAAGGGGATGACCTCACATCCAGGACTTCCTCAACCatgtcctcctccccctccccctcctccagacCCTGGGCACCTCCAAAAGGCTTCTGGCGTGTCGCTCGCCCAGAGACGCTCGTCTTGGACGAAGAGAATGCCTCAAAGGAGATGCCACCTCCAGGTGCCGATGGATCCCAGGGGAAACCAAAGATGAAAGTGGGGGGTGTGGACTTGGACAGCTACGGGCAGCTCCACCACTCCGACAGCCTGGAGAGTCACCTCCGGAGGTGCTGGAAACAGGAGGCGAGCGCAGCTGAGTCCTTTGAGGGACTGTGGAGAGCTGACAGCCTGGAGAACGTAGGTCCTCCAGAGAGGACACCCTCTCTGCGtaagaggatggagaggagtaAGAGAGCTCTCAGGCAGGTGCAGATGCTCCGTAGGCACAATGCTAAAGGCACAGAGGGGACCGCGGTTGACGTAGATGTGCACCATTCTCAAGAGGATGATGTCAGGGGCACAGAAAGCACGG GTATGCTtaatgaaggagagagtgatTTGGTGTACACTGTGTCCCCATATGAGTTTGAACAGATCTACAG ATGTATAGTCACAAGTGACGACCTGCCTCTAAGCCCTCGTCACGAACAAGCCAAACGTTTGCTTGAGAGGGCGAGGTTGAAAGCCCGATCTCAGTTACCCAAAGGTGAACAGCCTGTCCGCACTGGTCCAGCAAAGGTCCC TGAACTTCCTGTATTCCATAAGGCTGTGCAGGTGGCCCAAGAAAAGGCAAACAG GGATCTGCAGTCTGGCTCTCCCTTACAACATAAGGCAGTAGCAGTGCAGGGGGACTCTCAAGAGGAGCCATGCAG GGATGTGCCAATAGGATCTCCCCCTCTGCATAAGGCTGTCATGGCAGCATCCCAGGATAACATATGCAG GGAAGTACCATTGGGGTCTCCCCCATTACTTAAAGCCGTACTGGTGGCAGCTCCGGAGGAGATATGCAG GGATCAACCGACTGTGTCTCCCCCACTGCACAAGGCCATCATGGTGGCAGTCCAGGATGAGATATGCAG GGATCTGCCTACTGGGTCTCCTCCACTGCATAAAGCCGTCCTGGTGGCGGCTCAGGAGGAGATAGCAATTGCCCCCATCAAACTTGTGGATGTTCGGGGCAGAGAGTGTGAGCGCGGGACACGTTCTCGTCGGGTCGGCCAGTCTCCCACACGTGTGCGCTTTGAGGACGAGTCTGAGAGGGAAGCAGAGCGACGGTACCTAGAACGGGTCCGGCAGCGAGGGCCTGTGGTGACGGACAAGTCTCAAAATGCAGCAACCAAACCAGAACAGAGTCGAGGCATGTCCACGGCAACCATCCGAAAAGAAGACGAAGGAGCGGCAAACCAGGTGATCATACCACAGGAGGAGGTTGTTGGTAAATGTGATGCCTGCGGGTCGCTCCTAGGAATCATTATAGCGAAAGACGCACACGGCCAGCCTGTCCTGAGCACTGCTGATGGGCGAGGGAAGCTTGTCCCCAAGTGGGTCTCCCCCGGTCCGGCCGACCAGCCGCAGAGTTACAACGCCGGAGACACGGACCTCGCTGCCATGGCAGCCCTGGCCGACAGTATGGGGGGTGCAGGTGAAGGAGGCGCCGGAGAGCAGGTGTCTGGGTTCGGCAAGCTAAGGAGGAGGAGTTTGAAGGGCGAGAGGCGCGACGAGGCAGGACACGTCCTCGGCCCCTACGCCCGCAGCCAGGACCTGTGGGCGCAGAGGCGCAACTCCTATTCAAAAATGAGGGCAGGCATGGAGGAGGGCAGCCTTCTGTACACCCAGAGTATGCCCATGGCACCCCAGGGGGTGACATTCTCACTTGACGCTCAGTCCATGCTAGGACACGTGCCGGCTGCAGCAAGCGGCTCTGGGATTCTTAAGGACACCTCGTCTCCCCAGTTACCCCTCAAGTCGGCCTTGAAGTCCTCCTCCAAGAACCTGGCTAGTGGGCAGCGGGTGCTGACGCTGCTGCCCTCCGTCCAGTATCGGCTTGTCCATCTGGACCAGGAAAAGGAAGGGAAGCCTCACCACATAGAGCTCTCGGCTGACGAGCAGCTCACGGTGATGGCAGGGACTTCCTCTACAGGTCTCACACCCTGTATCAAGCAGTCTTCTCTCAGGTACACTACTGCCaagatgacctctgacctcccaTCTCAGGGATTATGGGATACCTCCTCAGAGGCAGTGCCAG CTCACTTGGGCGGAGAGGATCTCACAGGTGCCTGTGCTCCAGGTGGCCCTCTAGAGTGCCGGCCAGCCTTGCGTTGCGGGGTAGGAACCAAGGCTGATGATCTGAGGTCAGAGCTTCTCCGGGCAGAGCACCGCAAGGCGGAGCTCATGTGGGAGGACATGCCAGAGAGTGCTCG CAGGGCCATGATGGAACAGGAGGGCAAATCCAAGCTCTCTCTGCGGCGCTTCTTCTCTGCCATGGGCCTCAACAGTGTGGGCAAGCTGGTGAAGGGTAACCGCTCCAGCAGCATGGATCACCTGTGCTCGCCATCTGCCCGGCACATCGCCCCGGCTCCCATCTCCGCCTCGGCCTCCCCCTCTCCGTCACACCGCCCCCGGACTCGACTGCAGAGGACCCCATCCCTGCAGTCCCTGCACACG GAGTCTCCTCTGGCCCAGTTGAGAAAAGTCTCTTCCGTACAGAGCCTCCAATCCCCAAAGAGGCTAAAAGAGCGTTCAACAATATTGGGAGCAGTGCCCTATAATCTGGCTCCAAG GGAATTTGACCAAGATCCATGCCTCGGGGATCTGGAGGCCCCTCGTGGGCCCCAAGGGCGTCTGGTCCAGGCTTACCCGGATGGGACCCTGCACATAGAGCTGAGTCGGCCAGCTAACGGGCCCTTTGGATTCGTAATCTCCAGGGGTAAAGGCCGCCCAGGCTCAG GTGTGTTTGTGGACCAGGTGGGAGACACCTCAGCAGACAGCATCTACACTGGGCTTCTGGGGGTTGGGGACGAGATTCTGGAGGTGAACGGGGAAATGGTTGCTGGCCTGTCTCTGGAGCAGGTGACCCGGCTGATGACCCGCGACAGCACAGCATCCATCCGGATCATCCCTCATCGCTGGATCCAGAGCTGA